CCAAGGACACCTGAAAGCTGCTGGTCGGTTGGTTCGCTTCATGCGCGAAGTGAAAACCACTGACTTGAACGCACACACTGTCGGCGACGTGGTAAATGTTGATATTTTCCAAATCGGCGAAAAGATTGATGTCGTCGGCACAAGCAAAGGTCGCGGTTTTGCTGGTGTTGTCAAGCGCCACGGGTTCCGTGGTGGCCCAGCAACCCACGGTCAAAGCGACCGTCATCGCGCCCCAGGTTCGATTGGTTCAGGCACCACCCCAGGCCGCGTCTGGAAAAACATGCGTATGGCTGGTCGGATGGGCAATGATCGCGTAACCGTTCAAAATTTGGAAGTGGTAAAAATTGACCTTGAACGCCACGTAATCTTAGTTAAAGGCTCAGTGCCAGGCGCTAAGAATGGTTTGGTGATGGTCTCACGGGCAGCTAAGGCCACGAAGAAATAGGAGTTGACGCATGGAAGCCAAGCTTTATAACCAAGCCGGTCAAGCTATCGGCACGCTTGAGCTGCAAGACTACATCTTCGGCATCGAGCCTAACATTCCCGTGATGCACCAAGCAGTCATTCGCCAACTGGCTAATGCACGTTTGGGCACTCACAGCACCAAGACTCGTGGTGAAGTACGTGGTAGCACGCGCAAGTTGTATCGCCAAAAAGGTACTGGACGCGCTCGCCAAGGCGCTATTCGCGCCCCCCATCACTCAGGTGGTGGTGTTGTTCACGGGCCAAAGCCCCGCAAGTACACCAAAGCTATGCCCCGCAAAATGCGCCGCTTAGCTGTACGCTCGGCACTTTCGGCCAAATACGCTGAAAACCAAATCATTTTCTTAGATGATTTGAGCTTGAATGCACCAAAAACCAAAGACTTCCTGGCTTTGTTGAAAAACTTGCCCTTAGTCGGCGATAAGACGCTGGTGGCATTGGGTGAAAAGAGCGATAACATCACGTTATCAACCAGCAACCTGCCAAACGTCAAGACCTTGTTGGCAGCCTACCTGAATGTTCGGGATCTGTTGACCTACGACACCTTGATTTTGCCCAAGTCGGCACTCAGCGTTGTTGAAACAATTCTGGGCAAAAAGTAGGAGATGCAACCGATGAACGCGCACGATATTATTATTCGCCCCGTCATCACCGAAAAAAATACGGCGTTGATGGAAGAGGGCAAATACACGTTCGAGGTGGCACAAGAAGCCAACAAGCCGATGATCAAGGCTGCTGTGCAACAGATTTTCAACGTCAGTGTGAAAGCTGTTAACACCATGAATGTCAAGGGTAAGTTGAAAGTTCGCCGTACTCGCAATGGCCAACAAAGCGGTTATAGCCGCAGTTGGAAAAAAGCCATCGTTACCTTGGCTCCAGGCGAACGGATCGAAATCTTCGAAGATCTCTAGGAGGTTACGCAGTGGGCATCAAACGCTATAAACCGACATCGCCGGGTCGGCGTGGCATGACCGTCTCGGACTTCGCAGAAATCACGAAGTTCGAGCCAGAAAAGTCGCTTACCGAACCCTTAAAGAAACATGCTGGCCGTAACAATCACGGTCACATTACCACCCGTCACCGTGGTGGTGGCCACAAGCGCCGCTATCGCTTGATCGATTTCAAGCGCAAGAAATTTGATATTCCAGCAAAAGTAGCGGGGATTGAGTACGATCCAAACCGCTCAGCGAATATCGCGTTGTTGCACTACACCGACGGCGAAAAGCGCTATATCATTGCTCCATTGGGCTTGAAAGTTGGCGATATGTTGATGGCTGGCCCCAACGCCGAAATTCGGGTTGGTAACGCCTTGCCATTGGCCAACATCCCAATCGGTTCGCAAATTCACAACATCGAATTGACCCCTGGTCGTGGTGGCCAATTGGTGCGCAGTGCTGGTAACAGTGCCCAATTGATGGCCCGCGAAGGTAACTACGCCACTGTGCGTTTGCCATCTGGCGAAATGCGCATGGTCCATATCAAGTGTATGGCTACCTTGGGTCAAGTCGGCAATGTTGATCACCAAAATATCATGATTGGAAAAGCTGGTCGCAGCCGCTGGTTGGGCCGTCGCCCAGTCGTGCGTGGTTCAGCAATGAACCCTGTTGATCACCCACACGGTGGTGGTGAAGGTCGCGCCCCAACTGGGATGAACCCCAAAACCAAATGGGGCAAGCCAGCAATGGGTAAAAAGACCCGCCACAACCCCCGCACCCAACGCTTTATTGTGCGGACTCGCAAGCAAAAATAATCCCTGGGGAGCGCTTCGTTGTGATGGCGCTCCTCACCTTGGAGCAAGGGCGGCTTGGCCGCCGCTGCACTGGGTTCCGATAACTCGTGCAGCGCCTTCTCCCTCGTGAGTAGTGACAACAACTACTGCAACTAAAGGAAGGAAACGAATGTCTCGTTCAACCAAAAAAGGTCCATTCGTTGATGTTCGGCTCTTGAGCCGCGTTGAAACGATGAATCGTGGCAATGAAAAGCGCCCACTCAAAACGTGGTCACGCGATTCAACCATCTTCCCTCAGATGGTTGGTCATACCATCGCTGTCCATGATGGCCGCCGTCACGTGCCAGTGTATATCACTGAAAACATGGTTGGTCATAAGTTGGGTGAATTCGCGCCGACCCGCACATTCCGTGGGCACGGTGGCAAAAAGGCCGACAAGCGCGGCAAATTAAAGTAAGAGGTGCGCAATGCAAGCTAAAGCCATTCTGCGTAACTTCCGCATGTCGCCGCAAAAAGTTCGGCTGGTTGCCGACCTCGTGCGCGGTAAAAATGTGACGGAAGCGCTGGGGATTTTGCAATATCTGCCCCACAAGGCAGCCCCAGAAATTGCCCGCGTGATCAAGTCGGCCAAGGCCAATGCCGATCACAACTATCAAATGTCACCCGAGGATCTGGTCGTTAAAACGATTATGGTCGATGCTGGTCCAGTGCTCAAGCGCTATATGCCTCGCGCACGTGGCCGTGGTGATCGTATCTTGAAGCGTTCGTCACACATTACCGTGATCGTCGATGACGGCGAAGTCTTGTAGAATATAAAGCATGAATGATGAAGGCATCGTGCAATGATGACCTTCATACTTCATCCTTTAGTTCATCATTATCTTAGGAGGATCTCTTGGGTCGTAAAGTGCATCCGAATGGATTCCGCCTCGGCATCATTAAAGATTGGAAATCGAAGTGGTTTGCCGAACGTAACTATACTGAACAACTGCACCAAGACTTGGCACTGCGTAAATATATCGAAGGTGCCGATGAGTTGAAAAATGCTGGTGTAGCACTTGTTGATATCGAACGCTCAGCCAATCGGGTTGAAGTGACCATCCACACGGCCAAGCCAGGGATTGTCATCGGCAAACGCGGCGCGAACGTCGATACCCTCAAAAACCAAATTGAAAAACTTACAGGCAAAAAGGTGCGCTTGAATATTCAAGAAATTCACCAGCCTGAATTAAATGCTTACCTGGTGGCCGAAAGCGTTGCTGAACAAATCAGCAAGCGGGTTTCACACAAACGTGCCATGAAGCAAGCAACCCAACGAGCCATGCGGCTTGGTGCTCAAGGCATCAAAGTCAAATGCTCAGGCCGTTTGGGTGGCGCTGAAATGAGCCGCTCATTGTGGGAACGTGAAGGTCGTGTGCCGTTGCACACCATCCGCGCAGACATTGACTACGCTTTGGTGCATGCTCACACTACCTATGGCCGAATCGGGGTTAAAGTTTGGATTTATAAGGGCGATGTGCTTGGTCAACGCGAACGCCAATCTGCAACTGCAGCAGCCGATGCGTCAAAAACCAACACTCGTTCGGGCAAGGGGTCGTAAACCATGTTAATGCCCAAGCAGATGAAATATCGCCGCCCACACCGCCCTCGTAACATCAAGGGTATTGCTCAACGCGGCGCAACTGTGGCATTTGGTGATTTTGGTTTGGTCTCACTCGAAGCTGGCTGGATTACCAGCCGCCAAATCGAGTCGGCTCGCCGTACCATCACCAACTATGTGAAGCGGGGCGGTAAAGTTTGGATTCGGATCTTCCCAGATCGTCCAATTACCCAAAAGCCTGCTGAAACACGGATGGGTTCCGGTAAAGGTTCAGTTGAATACTATGTCGCAGTGATCAAGCCAGGTCGCGTGTTGTTCGAATTGAACGGCGTGCCCGAAGATGTGGCCCAAGAAGCACTGCGCCGCGCTGCCCAAAAATTGCCAGTCAAGTGCAAATTCGTAACCAAGGCATCGCAGGAGGTTGGCTCAAATGAAGGCTAGTGAACTGCGCGACATGAGTAACGCTGATTTGGAAAAGTTGATCAACGATAACAAACAAGAGTTGTTCACCATGCGTTTCCAAAAATCAGTTGGCAAATTGACCAACACCGCCCGCGTGCGGTTGTTGAAAAAAGATATCGCCCGCGCCAAAACGGTCATCCACGAACGCACCTTGGTGGCGGAGGGAAATTAATGAACGAGCATTTAGCAACAACTGATAGCCGCAAGCAAAAAGTTGGTCGGGTTGTCAGCACTAAAATGAACAAAACTGTGGTGGTTGCGGTCGATTACCTGCGCCCCCATCCGTTGTATCGCAAAACCGTGCGTCAAACCAGCAAGTTTTACGCCCACGATGAAAACAACGAATGCCATGTAGGCGATACCGTGGTGATCGAAGAAACCCGCCCCTTGAGCAAGCTCAAGCGCTGGCGCGTGGTTGAAATCGCCACCAAAAACCGCCGCGAAGGCTTGAATGTTCTGCGCCAAGACGTAGTAACCGTTGAAGGCGAAACCGAGGAGGCCTCGTCGTGATCCAGCAAGAATCTCGTATGCGGGTTGCCGATAACACAGGCGCAAAAGAGCTGTTGTGTATTCGGGTACTCGGTGGCACCAAGCGCCGTTATGCTAGCGTTGGCGATACGATTATCGCAACCGTTAAGCAAGCGAACCCAGGTGGTTCAGCCAAGAAGGGCGAAGTTGTTCGCGCCGTGATCGTTCGGGTCAAAAAGGGCTATACTCGCCCCGATGGCTCGATGATTCAGTTTGATGATAATGCTGCCGTCATTATCAACCAACAAGGTAACCCTCGCGGCACGCGTATCTTTGGGCCGGTCGCCCGTGAATTGCGCGAAAAGCAGTATATGAAGATCATCTCACTTGCTCCAGAAGTGTTGTAACATTCTTCACGAGCTGTGGTACAATACAACGCTTGTGGGCAACCACATAGCGGTGACACTATGGAGGCAAAACCATGCACGTCAAAAAGGGCGACCGCGTAGTGGTCCTTAGTGGGCGCGAAAAAGGCCGCGAAGGTGTAATCAAGCTGTCTTTGCCCAAAAAAGAACGCGTCGTCGTTGAAAATGTTAATATTGTCAAAAAACACGTTAAGCCAATGGGGAATCGCCAAGGCGGTATCCTCGAAGTTGAAGCAGCTTTGCATGTCTCAAAAGTCATGTTGATCTGCCCAGCTTGTGGCAAACCTTCACGTACTGGCCATCGCGTCAATGACGAAGGCAAAAAAGTCCGTGTTTGCAAACAATGCAATGCCGACGTTGCCTAATTGAGCAAGGTCGAAGACAAATGAGCAATGAACAACCCTTGGTTGCTGACTACTCATTTGGTTGGAACTATCGTATTTGCCATCTGGGCTGGCGCAGTTGTGCCGCAACCGTTTGGTAGCCTTGGTTACCAATGCTGCCGCCGAACCCCAGAAGTGAGGAACCCATGGCACGTCTTAAGGATGTCTATTTGAAGACCGTGGCTCCTGCATTGTTCAAGGACTTTGGTTTTAAGTCCCCAATGCAAGTGCCTCGTATTACCAAGATCGTCATCAACATTGGCTTAGGTGAAGCGTTGCAAAACCCCAAAGCGGTGGAAGCAGCCATCGGCGACTTGACCATGATTGCAGGTCAAAAGCCGGTTGTAACCCGCGCTAAGAAATCGTTGGCAGCCTTCAAACTCCGCCAAGGAATGCCGATCGGCGCAATGGTAACCCTGCGCAACGACCGGATGTACGATTTTTATGATCGTCTGGTCAACTTGGCGTTACCCCGTATCCGCGACTTCCAAGGCTTAAGCCGCAAATCGTTCGATGGTCGCGGGAACTACAGTATCGGTATTCGGGAACAAATCATCTTCCCTGAAATCGAATACGATAAAGTCGATAAAATCCGTGGTCTTGAGGTGGCGATTGTTACCACCGCTCCAAACGACGAACAAGGCTTTGCTTTGTTGAAGGCGTTGGGGATGCCGTTTCGTGACTAGAGTTGGTCAGGCACTACAGCGGTAGTGAACCAACGACTCTTACTGGGAGGCCAAAACAGTCTATGGCTAAGAAATCAATGATCGTCAAGGCGAATCGCGCACCAAAATTTTCAACGCAGGGATACAATCGCTGCAAGCGCTGTGGTCGGCCTCGGGCGTACATGCGAAAATTTGGTATCTGCCGGATCTGCTTCCGCGAGTTGGCATCACAGGGGCTGATTCCCGGTGTAACAAAATCAAGCTGGTAGAACCAGGAGGACGAGCTAGTGAGCGTTAATGATCCAATTGCCGACCTGCTGACACGCATCCGCAACGCGGGTATGGCGCGTCACCAAACGGTGACGATTCCATTGTCGAAAATCAAGCGCGGTATTGCTGAAATTTTGCAAGCCGAAGGCTATATTAAAAGCTTTGAAGTTCAAGAAGGCACACCATTCTCAAACTTGGTGTTGACCTTGAAGTATGCTGCTGACCGCAAGCCAGTAATCACAGGCTTGAAGCGGGTTAGTCGCCCAGGTTTGCGGGTCTACACCAAACGCAACGAGATTCCTCGGGTGCGTAATGGTTTGGGCTTGAGCATTCTTTCAACGCCGAAAGGGTTGATGACTGGCGATGCCGCTTGGAAATCGGGTGTTGGCGGCGAAATTGTTTGTTACATTTGGTAATACTAAACGAGGACAACGGTAGCATTACCGTCATCACTCGTGGAGGAAATGACCCATGTCACGTATCGGTCGTAAACCGATTGAAGTTCCAGCTGGCGTAACTGTGAACGTTGACAGTAATAATCTGGTAACGGTCAAAGGCCCCAAAGGAACCTTGAGCGAATCAATTCGGCCTGAAATTACGGTTACGATCAATGGCGCAACGGTAGATATTACTCGCGTCAACGATAGCCGTCAGGCTCGCGCATTTCACGGTCTCTCACGGACGCTGGTCGCCAATATGGTCGATGGCGTAACCAAGGGCTTTGAAAAAACGCTTGAAATGAATGGTACAGGCTACCGCGCCGTACTTGATGGCAAAACCTTGGTGCTTTCACTTGGCTTCTCGCACCCAGTGCGAGTTGAGCCATACGAAGGCAACAGCTTTGAAGTAGCCGAGCGTCGGGTTGTGATCAAAGGTCCCAACAAGCAAAAAGTTGGCGACCAAGCAGCGAATATTCGTAAGCTGCGTCCACCCGAACCCTACTTGGGCAAAGGCATCAAGTACAGCGACGAAGTGATCCGCCGCAAGGCCGGTAAAGCTGGTAAGAAGTAGGCTGTTGGCGGCGGCGTAGCGTGGTAACACTAACGCGCCGCCTAACCCACCTACAGGAGAAATATAGCAATGTCGAAATTTACATCCCGCGAATTGCGGGCCCGACGGCATCGTCGGCTTCGTGGCCAACTCAGTGGTACGCCCGAGCGCCCACGCTTGAATGTGTTTCGCTCAGGCCTGAATATCTATGCCCAAGTGATCGATGATCTCGCTGGTCATACGCTTGTTTCCGCGTCAACGATCGATACCGAATTACGCGGCAGCCTTGGTGAGCAACGCAAGCTCGAACAAGCACATTCAGTTGGCAAGGCCGTTGCAGAACGTGCTCGCGCCGCTGGGATTACCAAAGTGGTGTTCGATCGCGGTGGCTACAAATATCACGGTCGTGTGAAAGCTGTTGCCGAAGGGGCACGCGAAGGCGGACTTGAATTCTAATCAACTCTGGAGGCAACGTGGCGAAGCGAAATCGAACTGGCGCTGATGAAGTTGAACTGGACGAACGAGTTGTCCAGATCAACCGCGTCGCGAAAGTGGTCAAGGGTGGCCGCCGCTTCAACTTTAGTACCGTCGTAGTCGTTGGCGATGGCAACGGCAATGTCGGGCTAGGGATGGGCAAGGCTTCTGAAGTACCTGAGGCGATCCGTAAGGGCGCTGAATCAGCCAAACGCAATATGATCGCGGTTTCCGTTATCGGAACCACCATTCCACATGAAATTGTGTCAACCTATAAAGCATCAAAAGTGTTGCTCAAGCCAGCCTCGGCTGGTACCGGCGTTATCGCTGGTGGTGGCGTGCGGGCCGTGCTTGAAGCCGCTGGCATCAAGGACGTTCTGACCAAATCATTGGGCAGCAACAACTCAGTCAATGTAGTGCGAGCTACCTTGAAGGCACTTTCTGAATTGCGCACTCCGCAAGAAGAAGGCCGTCGCCGTGGTCGCGCTGCATCGTCATTCCGCCTGAGCGGCCAAAGCCGCGCCGTTATCAGCGGTACGGAGGAGTAACGATGAGCTTGCGTATTACTTATAAAAAGAGTTCAATCGGCTATAGCCAAGCGCAAAAAGATACTGTGCGCTCACTCGGCTTGCGCAAATTGAACCAAGTGGTCGAACTTCCAGATACTCCGGTTGTCCGTGGGATGATCTTCAAGATCAAGCACTTGGTAACTGTCGAGGAAGTGACTGCGACGGAGGCCAAGTAATGAAATTGCATGATCTGAAGCCAGCACCAGGCTCAACTCGCAAAAGCAAGCGCGTTGGTCGTGGTCATGGTTCGGGCAAAGGTAAGACCTCTGGTAAAGGTATGATGGGTCAAAAGGCTCGTTCAGGGCCAAACCCCTACCCACACTTTGAAGGTGGTCAAAATCCTTTAGTCCGCCGGATGCCCTACAAGCGTGGCTTTACCAACCGTTTCCGGGTTGAATATACCGTCGTTAATGTCGGTGATTTGATCGAATGGAACAATGGCGATGTAACGCCAGAAGCACTGCGCGAAGTCGGCTTGATCAAAAACCTCAAGCAACCGATCAAAGTCCTCGGCGATGGCGACCTGAACGTAGCCCTCAAGGTGCGTGTCCACAAGGTTAGCGCCAGCGCTCGCCAAAAAATTGAGGCTGCGGGCGGTTCAGTTGAACTGATTGACGCTGCCGCCTAAACAATGGTGATGCGATGACCTTCTCTTGCGACGGCGTAGCGGGCTTTGCCCAAGGCTACGCCGTTTGCAAATGAAGGTCATTCGTGCATTACACAGGAGAATTCCATGCTTCAAGCTGTGGTCAACGCGCTTAAAATCGCCGAAGTGCGTAAGAAAATTTTGTTCACCATGATGATGCTGGTGATCTTCCGCTTTATCGCGGCTATCCCAGTGCCAGGGGTCGATACAGCCGAACTTGATCGGTTGTTTAATGGTCAGTTGCCGTTGAGCGATTTGGCTAACTTCCTCAACTTGCTCTCGGGTGGGGCTTTGCGGCAGTTCTCAGTCGCAGCCATGGGGGTTTATCCCTACATCACGGCTCAAATTATTATGCAGTTGCTGATTCCGTTGATCCCAGCGCTGGAGCAATTGAGCAAAGAGGGTGAGCAGGGTCGCAATCGTATTCAGCGCTATCAGTATTTCCTCACTGTGCCACTAGCTTATCTCCAAGGCTATGGCCAAATTAAATCCTTGATCAACAGCGGGATTAATTTGTTCGGTACGTTGAATTTCAGCATTACCGAAAACTTCTTCCAAACCTTCTCGATCTTGACGATTATGGTCTCAGGCTCGATGTTCTTGGTTTGGATGGGTGAGTTGATCGATGAACGCGGGATTGGTAATGGTCTCTCGATGATTATCTTCGGCGGGATTGTTACGGCCTTGCCAAGTATGGTCTATCAAGCAATCACCACCTCAAGCTCAGGTAACAACGTGATCGGCGGGATTTTGCTGCTGATCGTGACCTTAGCCACTGTGGTGGGGATCGTGTTGATCACCGAAGGCCAACGCCGCATTCCAGTTCAATATGCCAAGCGCGTGCGTGGCAACAAGGTCTATGGCGGTCAATCAAGCCACTTGCCGTTGAAGGTAAATATGGCTGGGATGATTCCCTTGATCTTCGCCCAAAGCATTTTGATTTTCCCCAGCACCGTTGCTTCCTACTTCTGGAACCCCAATGGTTCGGGCTTTTTCAATGGCGTTGCCAACTTCTTCGTCAACAGCTTTGGCCCGAATGGCTTAGCCTTTACCTTGGCGATGTTTGTGTTGGTATTGCTCTTCACCTACTTCTATGCCTTGGTGATGTTCAACCAACAAAACTTGCCTGAAATGTTGCAACGCAACGGCGGCTTTATTCCAGGCATTCGCCCAGGTCGCAACACCGAAGTCTATTTGACCAAAGTCTTGAACCGCATCACCTTGATTGGCGCGGTTGGCTTGGCGGTGGTTGCAGCCTTGCCTTATTTTGTACAACAAATTACGGGCTTGCAAATTGGCTTTAGCAGCACCGGCTTGTTGATTGTGGTTGGTGTAGCGGTCGATACCATGCGCCAACTCGAAGCTCAAATGATGATGCGCAATTACGAAGGCTTCATCTCGCGCTAAAAAACGCTAACTGCTGTGGGCAGGCGGCGCTATGGCGAACAACGGCGTTCGCCATCCTTTGCTGACTCACCGAGGAGCACTGACCTATGAACATCATTTTGCTTGGTTCGCCTGGAGCGGGCAAAGGAACCCAGGCAACTGAGTTGGAAGCAGCCACCGGCATGAAGCATATTGCCAGCGGTGATATGTTTCGGGCGGCTGTGCGTGAAGGCACACCACTGGGCAAACTCGCTCAATCGTATCTCGATAAAGGCGAGCTTGTGCCCGATGATGTTGTGATTGGCATGGTTTTGGAACGGGTACGCCAACCCGATTGTGAAAATGGGGTGATTTTCGATGGGTTTCCCCGAACACCTCAACAAGCCGAAGCCCTGCAAGCAGCCCTAGCTGAACATAACGATGCGATCAACGCTGTGTTGTTGCTGCATGTCGATAAAGATGTGCTGATTCAACGGGTGATTGGGCGCTGGACTTGCAGAAAATGTCAAGCTGTATATAATACATACTTCCGAGCACCAAAAGTCGAGGGTGTTTGTGATCTCTGCGAAGGCGATTTGTACCAACGCAGCGATGACAACCTTGAGACGATCAACCATCGACTTGATGTTTACGAAGCCCAAACATCGCCATTAATTGCCCATTATCGCACGCAAGGTATCTTGCACGAAATTAATGGTCTCGGCGATATCGACGATATTACTGCACGTATGGTTCAAGCAATTGAATCGGCAAAGCCGTGCTAAATTTGTGGTATAGTAATAGGTACCGATGCAGAAGCATGGGCCGACGGCCTATGCTTCTAGCTTGCTGCGTATGCTATACACCGTCTGCTGGCGTATTGCACAGCCCAGTGACGGATTATCCTTTGGGGCAATTGCGCACCACTCGCAACGCATGCGACCATTGCCACCGCTGATGTGCTAGTTTTAAGGAGTTATATGGCCAAGAAGAAGGATGTCATTGAGGTCGAGGGCGTTATTACTGAGCCACTGCCAAACGCGATGTTTAAAGTAGCGTTGGATAATGGGCTGGAAGTATTAGCACATGTCTCTGGCCGGATTCGGATGAATTATATTCGGATTCTCAAAGGCGATCGCGTGCTAGTCGAACTCTCGCCCTATGATCCGACTCGTGGCCGTATTACTTATCGGTACAGATAACACAC
This portion of the Herpetosiphon gulosus genome encodes:
- the rpmC gene encoding 50S ribosomal protein L29, whose amino-acid sequence is MKASELRDMSNADLEKLINDNKQELFTMRFQKSVGKLTNTARVRLLKKDIARAKTVIHERTLVAEGN
- the rpsE gene encoding 30S ribosomal protein S5, with translation MAKRNRTGADEVELDERVVQINRVAKVVKGGRRFNFSTVVVVGDGNGNVGLGMGKASEVPEAIRKGAESAKRNMIAVSVIGTTIPHEIVSTYKASKVLLKPASAGTGVIAGGGVRAVLEAAGIKDVLTKSLGSNNSVNVVRATLKALSELRTPQEEGRRRGRAASSFRLSGQSRAVISGTEE
- the rplO gene encoding 50S ribosomal protein L15; translation: MKLHDLKPAPGSTRKSKRVGRGHGSGKGKTSGKGMMGQKARSGPNPYPHFEGGQNPLVRRMPYKRGFTNRFRVEYTVVNVGDLIEWNNGDVTPEALREVGLIKNLKQPIKVLGDGDLNVALKVRVHKVSASARQKIEAAGGSVELIDAAA
- the rplW gene encoding 50S ribosomal protein L23 — its product is MNAHDIIIRPVITEKNTALMEEGKYTFEVAQEANKPMIKAAVQQIFNVSVKAVNTMNVKGKLKVRRTRNGQQSGYSRSWKKAIVTLAPGERIEIFEDL
- the rplR gene encoding 50S ribosomal protein L18 translates to MSKFTSRELRARRHRRLRGQLSGTPERPRLNVFRSGLNIYAQVIDDLAGHTLVSASTIDTELRGSLGEQRKLEQAHSVGKAVAERARAAGITKVVFDRGGYKYHGRVKAVAEGAREGGLEF
- the rplF gene encoding 50S ribosomal protein L6, with protein sequence MSRIGRKPIEVPAGVTVNVDSNNLVTVKGPKGTLSESIRPEITVTINGATVDITRVNDSRQARAFHGLSRTLVANMVDGVTKGFEKTLEMNGTGYRAVLDGKTLVLSLGFSHPVRVEPYEGNSFEVAERRVVIKGPNKQKVGDQAANIRKLRPPEPYLGKGIKYSDEVIRRKAGKAGKK
- a CDS encoding type Z 30S ribosomal protein S14 — protein: MAKKSMIVKANRAPKFSTQGYNRCKRCGRPRAYMRKFGICRICFRELASQGLIPGVTKSSW
- the rplD gene encoding 50S ribosomal protein L4 encodes the protein MEAKLYNQAGQAIGTLELQDYIFGIEPNIPVMHQAVIRQLANARLGTHSTKTRGEVRGSTRKLYRQKGTGRARQGAIRAPHHSGGGVVHGPKPRKYTKAMPRKMRRLAVRSALSAKYAENQIIFLDDLSLNAPKTKDFLALLKNLPLVGDKTLVALGEKSDNITLSTSNLPNVKTLLAAYLNVRDLLTYDTLILPKSALSVVETILGKK
- the rplN gene encoding 50S ribosomal protein L14 codes for the protein MIQQESRMRVADNTGAKELLCIRVLGGTKRRYASVGDTIIATVKQANPGGSAKKGEVVRAVIVRVKKGYTRPDGSMIQFDDNAAVIINQQGNPRGTRIFGPVARELREKQYMKIISLAPEVL
- the rpmD gene encoding 50S ribosomal protein L30 produces the protein MSLRITYKKSSIGYSQAQKDTVRSLGLRKLNQVVELPDTPVVRGMIFKIKHLVTVEEVTATEAK
- the rplE gene encoding 50S ribosomal protein L5; this encodes MARLKDVYLKTVAPALFKDFGFKSPMQVPRITKIVINIGLGEALQNPKAVEAAIGDLTMIAGQKPVVTRAKKSLAAFKLRQGMPIGAMVTLRNDRMYDFYDRLVNLALPRIRDFQGLSRKSFDGRGNYSIGIREQIIFPEIEYDKVDKIRGLEVAIVTTAPNDEQGFALLKALGMPFRD
- the rpsS gene encoding 30S ribosomal protein S19; the protein is MSRSTKKGPFVDVRLLSRVETMNRGNEKRPLKTWSRDSTIFPQMVGHTIAVHDGRRHVPVYITENMVGHKLGEFAPTRTFRGHGGKKADKRGKLK
- the rplC gene encoding 50S ribosomal protein L3 yields the protein MLNGILGRKIGMTQIFTEKGETIPVTVIEAGPCVVTQLRTKDKDGYEAVQLGFGEIKPRKVTKPIQGHLKAAGRLVRFMREVKTTDLNAHTVGDVVNVDIFQIGEKIDVVGTSKGRGFAGVVKRHGFRGGPATHGQSDRHRAPGSIGSGTTPGRVWKNMRMAGRMGNDRVTVQNLEVVKIDLERHVILVKGSVPGAKNGLVMVSRAAKATKK
- the rplX gene encoding 50S ribosomal protein L24, coding for MHVKKGDRVVVLSGREKGREGVIKLSLPKKERVVVENVNIVKKHVKPMGNRQGGILEVEAALHVSKVMLICPACGKPSRTGHRVNDEGKKVRVCKQCNADVA
- the rpsC gene encoding 30S ribosomal protein S3; the encoded protein is MGRKVHPNGFRLGIIKDWKSKWFAERNYTEQLHQDLALRKYIEGADELKNAGVALVDIERSANRVEVTIHTAKPGIVIGKRGANVDTLKNQIEKLTGKKVRLNIQEIHQPELNAYLVAESVAEQISKRVSHKRAMKQATQRAMRLGAQGIKVKCSGRLGGAEMSRSLWEREGRVPLHTIRADIDYALVHAHTTYGRIGVKVWIYKGDVLGQRERQSATAAADASKTNTRSGKGS
- the rpsQ gene encoding 30S ribosomal protein S17, which produces MNEHLATTDSRKQKVGRVVSTKMNKTVVVAVDYLRPHPLYRKTVRQTSKFYAHDENNECHVGDTVVIEETRPLSKLKRWRVVEIATKNRREGLNVLRQDVVTVEGETEEASS
- the rpsH gene encoding 30S ribosomal protein S8; translated protein: MSVNDPIADLLTRIRNAGMARHQTVTIPLSKIKRGIAEILQAEGYIKSFEVQEGTPFSNLVLTLKYAADRKPVITGLKRVSRPGLRVYTKRNEIPRVRNGLGLSILSTPKGLMTGDAAWKSGVGGEIVCYIW
- the rplB gene encoding 50S ribosomal protein L2: MGIKRYKPTSPGRRGMTVSDFAEITKFEPEKSLTEPLKKHAGRNNHGHITTRHRGGGHKRRYRLIDFKRKKFDIPAKVAGIEYDPNRSANIALLHYTDGEKRYIIAPLGLKVGDMLMAGPNAEIRVGNALPLANIPIGSQIHNIELTPGRGGQLVRSAGNSAQLMAREGNYATVRLPSGEMRMVHIKCMATLGQVGNVDHQNIMIGKAGRSRWLGRRPVVRGSAMNPVDHPHGGGEGRAPTGMNPKTKWGKPAMGKKTRHNPRTQRFIVRTRKQK
- the rplP gene encoding 50S ribosomal protein L16, with protein sequence MLMPKQMKYRRPHRPRNIKGIAQRGATVAFGDFGLVSLEAGWITSRQIESARRTITNYVKRGGKVWIRIFPDRPITQKPAETRMGSGKGSVEYYVAVIKPGRVLFELNGVPEDVAQEALRRAAQKLPVKCKFVTKASQEVGSNEG
- the rplV gene encoding 50S ribosomal protein L22 gives rise to the protein MQAKAILRNFRMSPQKVRLVADLVRGKNVTEALGILQYLPHKAAPEIARVIKSAKANADHNYQMSPEDLVVKTIMVDAGPVLKRYMPRARGRGDRILKRSSHITVIVDDGEVL